In Archangium lipolyticum, the DNA window GGTCCTTCCCCGGCCCGGTGATCCGCAGCCGGTTGCGCATGGCCGAGCGTCTCAGGCGCCGGTCCGGCAGGCCCTCGTGCGTGTTGCACACCACCGTGTCCTTCCCCAGCTTCTCCACCCAGCGCTCGTGCTCCGCCTTCCTCCGTCCGTAGTCCGTGAGGTGGAAGCCGAGCACGTACAGGCCCTCGGGATGCAACAGCCGCCGCGTCCCCTCCAGGTGCTCCAGCGCCGCCTTCTCGCTGTCGAGGTAACGGAACGTGGACACCAGGTTGAACGCCAGGTCCACCCTCCCCTCCAGCTCCGGCCGGAAGAAGCTCTCCATGCGTGACGGGTAGAGCCGCACCCTCCGGCGCTCGGCCGGCGTCAGCCGCTGGCGCGCGTGCTCCAGCATCTTCTCGGAGATGTCGTAGCCCACCACCTGAAGGCCCCGGCGCGCCGCCTCCGCCACCAGCCGGCCCGCTCCGCACGCCGGCTCGAGCAGCCTCTTGCCTCCCGTCCCGTAGCGCCGGTTCACCTCCAGCAGGAAGTCCAGCTCCCGCTCGGTGTCCGTACCGAAGATGGCCTCGTAATACTCGGGGTGGTCGTACCAGTCGGAGCGTCGTTCCATGGGGCCGGGGTGCCGCGCTCTCGCGGCGGCGCGCATCCTCGGCCCTGCCCGCCGAAAATCAAGCCGGGGACGCTACCGCTCTTCCCGATCCAACAGCTTCCCGGCGAGCCGGATGAGGTCCGTCTCCGTGAGGATGCCCACCAGCCGGTCTCCATCCTCCACCACCGGCACGCACCCGAACTTGTGGTCCAGCATCTTGTGGATGGCCTCGCGCACCGAGCTCCGCGGCTTCAGCGTCTCCACCGAGCGCGTCATGATGTCCCGCACCTGCTGGGGCGGCGTTCCCGGTGCCCGCTCATGCCGGGCCAGCGCGCGAATCAAATCCCGGTGGCTCACCAGCCCCACGAGCCTCCCGTCCTTCACCACCGGAAGGTGACGGATGTCGTACTCGGCCAGCAGGTCATCCCCCCGGACGACGTCGTCGTCCTCCTTCAGGGTGACCAGATCCCGCGTCATCAGTTCCTCGACGGTCAGCATGGTGTCCTCCCAGTGGCGCCCTCGAACAGGGTGGACCTTCGCGGCGCCCCATGCACCCGCGGGGCATCCGAGCCGGCCAGCGCTGCTCGTTCCGGCCGCTCATACCATGGCCGTCCGCCCGGCAGGACCTCCGGCGTGCGCTCAGTGTCCGGGTAATTCCGTCACCTGTGCCAACGCCAACATCAGCAGCAGGCCCGCCGCCAGCGCCACCAGGTTGCGCCCCCGGTTGTCCTTCCCGTGCCGGTTCACGTACGGCAGCAGGTCCGACACCGACACGTACAGGAAGCTGCCCGCCGAGAACGCCAGCGCCCTCGGCGCCAACGCCTCGAAGCGCAGCACCGCGTCGAAGGCGATGTACAGCACCGCCCCCACCGGCACCATCAGCCCGTACACCACCGACAGGCCCAGGATGCTCCGCGTGCTCTTCCCCTCCGCCTTGAGGATGGACGCCAGCGACAGCGACGAGGGCACCTTGTGCGACGTGATGGCCAGCAACGCCATCAGCCCCACCCCCTCCTTCACCGCCGAGCCCAGCGCGATTCCGTCGAACAGCGTGTGCGCCGACAGCCCCAGGAACGCCGTCAGCCCCAGCGTCCTCCCGTGCAAGTGCTCCGCGCACCCCGGCGGCTCCTCGCACGCGTGCGTCAACACGTACCGCTCCAGCACCAGC includes these proteins:
- a CDS encoding CBS domain-containing protein; this translates as MLTVEELMTRDLVTLKEDDDVVRGDDLLAEYDIRHLPVVKDGRLVGLVSHRDLIRALARHERAPGTPPQQVRDIMTRSVETLKPRSSVREAIHKMLDHKFGCVPVVEDGDRLVGILTETDLIRLAGKLLDREER
- a CDS encoding ZIP family metal transporter, translating into MPFAVALSSYSLVILLGAVVGALVVVLTRAPTKLVTFLAFAAGVMFGAAFFHMLPEAYHGGGFWAFALVPAGFVFLLVLERYVLTHACEEPPGCAEHLHGRTLGLTAFLGLSAHTLFDGIALGSAVKEGVGLMALLAITSHKVPSSLSLASILKAEGKSTRSILGLSVVYGLMVPVGAVLYIAFDAVLRFEALAPRALAFSAGSFLYVSVSDLLPYVNRHGKDNRGRNLVALAAGLLLMLALAQVTELPGH
- a CDS encoding class I SAM-dependent methyltransferase, whose product is MERRSDWYDHPEYYEAIFGTDTERELDFLLEVNRRYGTGGKRLLEPACGAGRLVAEAARRGLQVVGYDISEKMLEHARQRLTPAERRRVRLYPSRMESFFRPELEGRVDLAFNLVSTFRYLDSEKAALEHLEGTRRLLHPEGLYVLGFHLTDYGRRKAEHERWVEKLGKDTVVCNTHEGLPDRRLRRSAMRNRLRITGPGKDLLIETHWYFRTYDLAQARRLFRRAGLQVLEVFDFDYQVEAPRKRGEIRLDSIFVLRPA